The window aataataataataataaataaataaataaataaataaataaaaaatcttggatcttaaattaatttctaaactttgaataaatttcaaaattaattttcatattagtTTGAAGTTGGATATATAATTTAgcaaaataatgataataataatagttttttttttataatatatattttaaatatacgAAAAGAAAGTCGATTAAGAGActaatttaaaagtttgtaGCTCGGTGTACAtcgaaatttaaaatctaatcaaCCCTTATAATTCTGGGTAAGTTGGTCGGGTTGATTGGATTTTAAATTTCGNTCGATTTTCGAGTttcgaaaacaaaaaattaggTCAATATGACCCGAACCAATCCGatccattataaaaaaatagtatatatAAGTTATCGCTTCATAGTTTTAGACTACACCTCTGCATCACATATTGTCGTTGACGCCCATGTAGCACTACTTACATAACCATCACACTGACCCTCTTAATTGCACACCAGAACGTCGCTCGCTCgttattgattttattaaataattatatatattttaaaaattatgttaaataattatgtattgtgaataaatataaatttataaaaaatttaaataactcCACCATTCAActcaacccgaaaatagaaatattatttgCAAATATTAcggattttaattatttaaatatcatctTATCCACACTAATAAAagtattataataaaataataatatgaccAAATAAggggagaaaaaaatagaaacacgAAAGCTTGAAAGCCACATTTTgggtgaaaaggaaaaatccaagaaaCTAACGATTTCGCTTTCAAGTTGAGAAATTATGCAATGTAATCACATGTTATGACCAAGAATTTCAAGGGTAAATTTGTCTTTTATTGGTTGGACGAAACTAAAAGAAATCGAAATAAAAATCGAGCATGTCTCATCGATAATTGACATGTACTCCTCTCGAGATTAAATGTTCAAATCTTCGTATTTTGTACTTGGATAACAAAATTACTTATGGGGTCGGGTCTCACAGACCCTACCCTGTTTCGATTTGATTAGGTATGGAGTTTAGATTAGAGGTCCTTTTCGAGTTCGTAGTCGGTGAAGGGGACAATATCCTCGATTATCcctgattgtgagatcccacattggttggagacgACAGTGATACATAAGGAgttaaaacggacaatatctactagcagtggacttgggtcgttaccaatggtatcagagtcaaacatcgAGCGGTATGCTAGTAAGGATGTTGGAGACGGTATGCTAGTAAAGATGCTAGACcgaaggggtagattgtgagatcccacattggttagaggggaaacgaagcatttcttataaaaacctctacctagtagacacgttttaaaatcgtgaggttgacgtcGATACACAACGAGCtaaagaataatatctactaacagtgaacgttattgattttttttaaaatataataacatattataattattgtatCATATAGACATTTTAACCTTTCAATGTTTTTCGTGAAGActgaaaaaattaatgaataatttgtgAGGTTAGATATTCGAACCTTTGGCTCGATTATACATGTTCTACGCCAATTAAACGATGCTCGTtcgggagaaaaaaaaacgttaaataaaaaattttatgcctaattttaattttttataagaaagtGATAGTGATTATGAAGTTAGAACGGAAGCgacaagacaccctttgaaACATAATCAATCAGTTAGGCAGCTAAGGTTATGAGACATATCTAAAGTTGGAAAGATTTTTGGTATATGTATGCACAATCTATCCAAATCAATGTCACAATCAACCATTTCCAAATGCATGTACTTAAAAATTACtctaatttacaaatttattttctaaaattttgaattttatgttaatttgGTCTCTAAATGTAACGGCCTAGACCAACTGCTATTGTCGTTTTTGGGCTTTCTATTTTGAGTTTTcgtttaaaacttttaagggtatttcattctcctccccgaagattctcacaatctacccccctttagggccagcgtcctttctccaatcgaatcgatgtgggacccctacaaaatccacccccttcagggccaacgtccttactggcacatcgcctcgtgtttATCctcggggtccagcgtcctcgctggcactcgttctttcattcaatcgatgtgggaccctacaaaatccactcccttcggacccagcatcctcactggcacactgcctcgtgtctaccctcggggcccagcatcctcgctggcacttgttcctttctccaatcgatgtgggacccctacaaaatccactcccttcggagccggcgtccttgctagcacaccgcctcgtgtctatcccCTTCGGGGAAGAGCCTCCTcctgtctacccccttcggagaacagcctcctcgctggcacatagtctggtgtctggctctgatcccatttgtaacagttcaagctcacGGCTACCAAATactatcctctttgggctttccctttcaggttttccctcgaggtttttaaaacgcgtttgttagggagaggtttctacacccttataaagggtgtttcgttctccacaccaactgatgtgggatctcacactaaacttttaaaattactaatttagtccctaaactattttttgaaattcacAGATTTCCTCGACTCAGAATTAATATTCTAAGGTTtcattagacataaaattcaaatttatatctatcatatctgttaatttttaagaattttgaaTGTGTCAAGaaactattaaatacaaaattaaaagtttagggacttattagatatttttaaaagttcataaatcaAATAGATACTTATATCTAAACTCGTTTATATATCTTTGAAACTCAACAAACAGACAAACACACGTAATTAATTtgcattcttttatttctcttgATCCTATTATGTAAGCTAGGTAAAACGGAAAATGAATCTTATTATCCGTACATCAAGATTGTAAACCTAAAGTTTGTTTCTATGCAACTAAATCCATGTTCGATCTAAGTgaaacaacaagaaaaatgtgtgatagaggaacgaaacattctttataagggtgtggaaacctctcctacacattttaaaattgtgaggttgacggcgatacgtaacgggctaaagagaacaatatctgctggagTGGGCTTAGACCATTACGAATTACGAATCTcacataaatgatttttttttttaataagatatgAGTTTGTTagttgaacacgactctccacgagtgtatgatattgtccactttgagcataagctctcatgagtTTGCTTTAAACTTCcgcaaaaggcctcataccaatggagagagtattttttgattataaactcgatcattctctaaattagccgacttCTATCCGAcaaagtttattattttatataattttaaccaaatttatGTTGGAGttctaaaatcttattttattttattttagcatatattaaaatattctaatatatatatatatatatatatatatatataattaattaattaattctccatttttttatatgatctTTATTAGAAATAgtaaaaaagatatatttaaaaattaatatattttatttagaaagtaacataatttctaaaaatttaaattttaatattacaacataattcttaataattaaaaaatatttaaaaatctaaatattataatattataataagagtttcaaaattaattgatgtattcatttttaatatggCCAATAAGTAGAAATGTATGTGGACGAAAACGgggatgaaaaatataatttgtgagagaagaacgaagaattatatataaaggtgtggaaacttcacgttttaaaaattttgaggggaagcttgaaagggaaaacccaaagaggacaatatatgcaagcggtgggcttggggtgttacaaatggtattagagccatacACAGAGCGATGTGCCAGGAAGAAGGCTGATctccaaaaggggtggattgagggtCTCACAACGTTTGGCTCCGAAATGGgcggattgtgatatcccacctcggttggagaggagaacaaaacacttttttgtaagggcgtggaaacctcctcctatagacgcgttttaaaaacctttagaGGAAggtcaaagaggacaatatctactagcggtggactttaGTTGTAACATAATTTCATCCCTGGCCCCGTTTATCTAACTAAGAAAAACATTCCCCCTCTCTATTCCCCACCCTATTCGGGATGTACCTCCGTGGGTCTCAACCccataaataaaatgaatctCTTTTACTCGAGCATCACAAGTTATCACTTTAACACGGTCTCTACTAAAAATTTGAGACGTTTAAAGCCCATAGTTTCAACAAATCCATGGATCATTACTCAACTCTATTGCCATATTCAACAAATTACCCACAAAAACAGAATTTGGGAGTTTTCTAGAGTTGCCACAAGATCAGTCAACCAAACTGTAAAGCGATTGACAATGGTGTAtgcattttcaaattcaaattcaaattcaatccCAATCCCTAAATTTAGATCACTAACAAAGAATTGCCCCCAAAATCATCCATGTCAAACCCACCGACCTAACAAGCTAAAGGTAAGTAACAATTGGCCAATGGAAAGTTGAAGATTTCCACGCAAAAACAACGCCCAAACGTCCCTCTCTACCATCATCTTTCGCACACTCTAAACCAGTAATACACGAGCGCCACCTCACAGCCCCCACCATCTTCGTCATCAAACCTTCCACTGGGTTTACTTTCCTTCATCTCAGACTTTTAACACAACCCCAACCGATTATCTACTGCAATTCTTCCTGATTTTTGCTCAAATTCATGATCGGAGTAAGGGGGGCCTTCTAATTTCTCCAATTCCTCCATTTTCGCCATCTGGGTCGCGCTCGTTTGAGGTCAAATACATGCTGCCAAGTCCTGATATGCCTTTTTGGGTGATTTTGACATCTGGGTATTGTTGATTTGTACGGTGTTTTGTGGGGTTTTTATGGTTTTGACTCTTGTAGAGAGTTTTCTGCATCATTTGGGTAAATTTGATTTCTGGGTTTATGGTAAATCAAGTATATACTCTGTTCATCAGTTTGATTGATTCTTTAGTTGATTATGATATTTACTGAATTTGACCTCTTTGGTTTATGAGTTCCATGACCCAAAAGGTTGTGGTTGATATCCCGATGATCCTGTAGCTAGGTGGTTTTTACTTATTCCTTGATATCCTGTTGGCTTCCTGTTCATGGCTGATATACTTGATTCTATCTTCTCTTCAAGGCTTCTTGTATCTTGTCCTGGCCTCATCGGTTTCTATGCATATCTCTGAATCTCCTGCGAGTATTAGCTAGGCTTTTGGgttgttttgattttggtgTCTTGGGTGTGACTGTTGTAGGGGGAATAAACCAGGCGAATTGAGGAAGAAATGAGAAGAAAGTGGCGTGTGGGATGCCGGGTGGGCAGCTCTCGGTTTTTGAGCATGTTGGGAGATTAGGCGGTAGTTTCAAGACTCGAAAGCTTGACGAAAACGCAAATCAAGCCCTAACTGTTTCTTTGAGTAAAGGGCTTTTCCCTTACTAGAGCTTAACTGATTAGAGCAAAGGACTGAAAATCCTTGAATAAGCGGTTCGAATCCGCTTCAGAGGTATCCATTTGTGACCAACTGTAAGTTCCTACCTTTATATTTGCTCATTGTTGCATCAAGGCATGTTAAGTTGTAACTCTTAGGCTACTTGTCGTGTTGTTCGTGTAATACTAAGAACACGAAAATCGATATCTGAGGTGGTTTTGCTTGCTGATTTGCTGCATTCAAATATAATGATAGTTGCTAAGTTCATTTGGAACATGGATCAAGCTTTTAGATGTAATGATGAGTTATCATTGCTTTGGAGTTGGGGAGTTCTTATGGTTCTTTGGTTTATCACTAGCCAAGAGCTTCTTCCTTGGCCATCATTGGTCATTGCTTCTTCTTTCAGCTTAGTTGTTGATTTTTCCCAATTGTGTCTTTAACGCCTATCTTGCTCTTTCTTGTATCTAATGGTTCTAAGGTTGGAAGTTACTAAATTTTCGTCTTTCTTAGTCTTCATTTggaatggcccaagcccaccgctagtagatatagtcctctttgggtttgcCTTTCTGGGGTtgcccttaaggtttttaaaacgcgtttgctagggagagatttccacacccttataaagaatgtttcgttttcctccccaaccgatgtgggatctcacaatctaccccctttggggcccagcattctcgctggcactcgttcccttcttcaattgatgtgagacccccaatccaccacCCTTAGGGGCCTAGTGCCATTGCTGACACactgtctcgtgtctacccccttttggggcttagcctcctcgttggcgcattgcccggtgtttggctctaataccatttgtaacggctcaaacccactgctagcagatattgtcctctttgggcttgccttcaaggtttttaaaacatgtttgctagggagaggtttccacacccttataaagaatgtttcgttctcctccacaaccgatgtgaaatcccacatccactccccttcggggctcagcgtcctcgctgacactcgttcccttcttcaattgatgtgggactccctaaTCCACtaccctttggggcctagtgccattgttggcacaccgttttgtgtctaccccccttcggggcttagcctcctcgttggcgcatcgcccggtgtttggctctgataccatttgtaacggcccaaacccaccgctagtagatattgtcctctttgggcttgccctctaggtttttaaaacgcgtttgctagagagatgtttccacacctttataaagaatgattcgttctcctctccatccgacgtgggatctcacaatattgCTATCTAAGGCTGAATTGCATTTCCTACCCATCTCTAACAACAACTAATTAATATTACTGTTTTTTAGCTTCTTCTTGGTGTATTAGATCTAATCTCTTTCATAACCACTATCTTCCCCTGATACAGACAACTCCTTTGGTCATTTTGACCTTATATATTTCGTTTATTTCAAAGAGATTGTATCTTTtctaaggaaaaaaaaggttatTTATAGcctttgtcctctttgggctttccctttcgagcttcccctcaaggtttttaaaacacgtttgctagggagaggtttccacactcttataaagaacgttttgttctcctccccaaccgatgtgggatctcacaatccaatgtcagcgaggacgctgggccttggaaaggggtggattgtgagatcccacatctattgggagaggagaacgaaacgttctttataagagtgtgaaaacctctccctagcatacgtgttttaaaaaccttgaggggaaagcccgaaagggtaagctcaaagaggacaatatctgctagcggtgggctcaGGGTCGTTTCATTTAGAATCCAGTACTATGTAGTCCTTTTCAGTCATTCTCCCACAGCATTTCCCATGCAGTGATGCCTTTGGTTTCCATATCATTGCAGTATTACAGAGAACCTCGAAGTATATGCCATGGCTGATGGCAGTCCAGGGACCGACATCTCTACAGACGTCGACACAGATGACAAAAACCAGAGGGTAATATGTCTTTCCTATTCTAACAATGAGCTATCTTCTACTTTTTCATTTACATGattcatacatatatatatatatatttctattacAGCTTGATATGGTTCTGCTTAATGCTGCTGTGGCTTCTGATTCAAGTGATAGAACAAAAGACAAGTCTGATCAGAAGGTTGTACTCCTATATTAGTTATGTAATTGATATCAGAGATTCATATTCTTGGCTGTGACAAAAATGGCTTATTATCTTTCAGACTCTACGTAGGCTTGCGCAGAATCGTGAAGCTGCCCGAAAAAGTCGACTGCGGAAAAAGGTATGGCTCTGTATTTGTCCTTCTATTTCTACTACGATCATGGTGTCGTTTCCATtgctattattttgttaagtAATTGAAGTAGTAGAAAGGCAACTTATTGAAAAACGTTCGTTCTCACGGGTGTGTACTTGTAATTGTATCGGATAGATTCTTGAACTTTCATAAATGAATCAATTTAGACCATCCATTTCAAATGTAGGGACGACCTTTAATTAGAaggtttgagttttttttagaagCTTACATGTTTAAGAATTGGAGATGGAATGATTTTTAAACTAAGGGTCTAAATTGATTCGTGTATGAATGTTCGAgagtttaattatattattataagttTGCACGCGTGTGAACTAATGTTTTTCATTCATGATCTAATAAGGGATGTAAATTGatgtttttataaaagttcaagatttaaattgatataattattagctCAAAGTTTTATTTGCTACAACCTCGAGTCGTTGTGACTCATGGAAAGGCCCTAGGGTAATGCTCACAAGTCTGGAGAgctcttttttcctcttttttcctCTAAATGGTGACGGTACTCCATATATATCTACCTACTGAGCTCTAATTAGCGGATTCTCCCTAATGGTGTCGGGTGTCGGGTGTCGCAATCGTACTCTTGCGACAGTGGGacagcgattgtgcggcacttgttctaacccagCAAACAAGTTAGCTTTGAGAAATTCGGACTTCCCGGACAACGTCGGTGTATGCTCAAGCCTCAAGTCATGTTTGCGAGAAAATACATTTGAGCGaggaaatacatttgaaaacaatttgaaagaattgaagaaagcaaCGTTATATGGCTATAATAGCTTAAATACCCTATAACTTAGGGTAGGAGGAAtagacaactagtcatatcccctatagtacattttggggcattttagccatgatgggtgtagacatgattctGGTGAACGGTAATAGTAAAGACCTATCTAAGAtcaaagcatgtaaaaggggtttggaactggcatgcggccatggacaACATGTCCTGGACAAGTATGACCGGGACATCTGACATGCAGCCATAGATAACaggccttggacaagcatgattgTGACACCGGGCAACATCTACTTGTTCCTAAGATCAGTAAACTACCTGCCATTATGCCTTTCTAGGCTGGAACAACAAACTACCTGCTCATGTACCCTCGTTGGGTTAGAACAGTAGAACTACATGTCTTAGGAACAGTAACTACCTGTTACTTTGCTTTTTCAGGCTAGAACAGTAAAACTACCTGTCACTACGCCCTTCAAGCTAGAACAGTAAATAGGTCATGGCTCTCCCCATTAGGCACCACCGATAGTACTTCAGTAGTATTATACCCTCTATGACTCCTAAAATCTTGTATGGGTAACAACTAAGCTATGTGTAACAAGTAGACCCTTACCGCTGTTGGTTAGTTCACGAATAGTGGTTGCACCCTATTTGTCCCTACAAGGTACTTGGTTAACCTAAGGAGGCTATGGAACTCATGACTAGGTACTAGGACCAAAATTCGCGAAACAGTAACTCATAGTCTATGGAAACCATAACTAGCACTCTATGAGACATAGCGGTAGTCTAACTCATAACTGGGCAATAACGGGCTATCCAAATCCTAAATCATGCTTAATAAACGTGTAAAGGCATACAACATGCTCGTCATGCTCATTAAGTGTTAATGATCCAACCTCAGCATACTGAAAAGCATAAAAGCCTAATGATCTATCAAAGTTCACAATCATGCATACTGCAAACATAGAAGCCTAATGTTGTTGTATGCCTAATGATCTATCGGAGTTCACAACCTCAGCATACTGGAAAGTACAAAATACCGAAATCTTCTCTCGGAATCAATAGGACATGGACTTCTGACATCAGAATGGGCGTCAAAAGGAGCTCGAGCTCGTTTATTGGTCCTAGGATACATACTCGAACAATGAGACTTAGCAAACTGGCTGGACTCACAATCTAAAGAAgacaaattattaaactaaGGATGTTAACTCTTTAACACTCAAATAGATGGAGGACCCAAACAACAATGTTCTTCAAAGGGAGAGCACACTCGAGAGCACGTATAGACATGTGTGGTTCAAAGATGTAGAGACCTCGAGATTCGCGCCATCTTCCAATAGTCCTCTTTATCGTACGATCTTTGTATGTGCAATAATCGAGAAAGAATGAGATGCAGCCATTATTCAACCATTTCGTGCAATCACGTTTGATATGTCTAGGCTTATGACAATACATTTCTCGAATTTGATGCAtggtgatatgaaccaaggcatctcaatcatacaatatgaaCTTGAAGGAAGTCGTGAagaatgttgttcaaattaccacaagataaaaataaagtcaagTTCTGTTAAAGTTGAACTCAAGTTGCAATCAATTTCACGTTAAGAAGAATCAAGTCTCATTTATGCAACAGGGCTTCAAGCTGCTTCACTTATTCttagatggttacaaatttaCGATGGATGATTCAAATCTAGATTTAtggtatttcattaatgtatttttaggTTACAGTTACATAGtagctaattatggtcataaagtatgaaCGTTACAAACTCTTGTAATGTCTCATGGAAGGtcaaatgtttcattttgagactatataaagtcatgtatgttatcTTTGTGTCgatgtttctttattttatgtatCTCTAGACCTTGTGACGCTTCATCATTTGCCTCCGTGCTTAGCGTTTCTTCCCGAGCATGTCAAACTAATATCAGTAATTAACATTACTTGGTTAGTTCGAAATAACAAATGTAACGAGTGCGTCGCTAAATCCAACTTTTTTCCCGATCTTATGTTATCTGTAGGCATATGTCCAACAGCTCGAGAGTAGTCGTTTAAAGTTGACCCAACTCGAGCAGGAGCTTCAACGAGCACGGCAGCAGGTTGCCTGCACTTCCttctcatgattttttttcttacctccaaagtttgaatctctttAAAATGCCTATAAATTGTGTCCCTCTGTTTAGGGAATCTTCATATCAAGCTCTGGAGATCAGGCTCATTCTATGGCTGGAAATGGTACTTTAACTATCTCGAATCACGATATTTACTTTCACGAGACGACCTGAAATTTGTGATTCGATTATGTTTGTCTGTGAGAAACATTGTAATCTGACATGATTATTAACCCGACGCTGTTTCGCCTTCCGTTGTTGGGAGCTCAATAAGCTCCGTTTATTTCGAAACTGTTTCTCTTCTCGAACAAAATGCGCTTGAATTATATAAACTTAACCAACTTTGTGATagtaaatgtattttcttttagctATCTTTTCAGTTTGAAGTTGCATAGCATCAGCTACTTCACATTTGCAGGAGCCATGGCGTTCGATGTGGAATACGCCCGTTGGTTGGAAGACCAAAACAAGCAGATCAATGAACTGAGAGCAGCCGTAAACTCTCATGCAAGCGATACCGAACTTCGAATGGTTGTCGATGGCATCTTGCTTCACTACGACGAGTTTTTTCAGTTAAAAGGCGTCGCTGCAAAGGCTGATGTTTTTCACTTGTTGTCTGGCATGTGGAAAACACCAGCTGAAAGATGTTTTTTGTGGCTTGGTGGTTTCCGTTCATCAGAGCTCCTAAAGGTCTGCTCATTTTGATGCTCTCACAATATTTATAGAACAACAAATATGTAGACTAAGGATATGATATAAACTTTTGGAAGGCCAGCCGTTATGGCCAATTAAGCAAACCACGAGCAATTCGTCTGGGTAGATGTGTGGGACAGAGGGCTCGTGGTACTAGCTGCCCTTGCCCTTTCTCCTCCGCTTTGGGAACCACGAGCAATTGGTCTGAAAGATGTGTGGGATTGAGGACTCGTGGTACTAGCTGCCCTTgcccttcctcctcctctatGGGAACCACGAGCGATTCGTCTGAATGGATGTGTGGGACAGAGGGCTCGTGGTACTAGCTGCCCTTGCCCTTCGTCCTCCGCTTTGGGAacgtttttttgtttctaagcATTATTGATGTAAACTGATGTTTTGATGTAAAGCTGTGAGTTTTACTAAAAAATGATTGGTTTTGTTGCAGCTTCTTGTAAATCAATTAGAGCCGCTCACAGAACAGCAATTGTTGG is drawn from Cucurbita pepo subsp. pepo cultivar mu-cu-16 chromosome LG09, ASM280686v2, whole genome shotgun sequence and contains these coding sequences:
- the LOC111801992 gene encoding transcription factor TGA2.2-like, which produces MADGSPGTDISTDVDTDDKNQRLDMVLLNAAVASDSSDRTKDKSDQKTLRRLAQNREAARKSRLRKKAYVQQLESSRLKLTQLEQELQRARQQGIFISSSGDQAHSMAGNGAMAFDVEYARWLEDQNKQINELRAAVNSHASDTELRMVVDGILLHYDEFFQLKGVAAKADVFHLLSGMWKTPAERCFLWLGGFRSSELLKLLVNQLEPLTEQQLLGISNLQQSSQQTEDALSQGMEALQQSLAETLSSGSLGSSNASGNVANYMGQMATAMGKLGTLEGFIHQADNLRQQTLQQMHRILTTRQSARALLAIHDYFSRLRALSSLWLARPKE